In Halobaculum sp. XH14, a single genomic region encodes these proteins:
- a CDS encoding single-stranded DNA binding protein, with protein sequence MGVIEDVYEDVETDVPFEEFEAAVEEKVEDMGGLADEETAAMLIAHELRDDEVNSVADIEPGMDDVKFLAKVMTVGEVRTFERDGEDEDGNVLNVEVADESGRITISMWDGMAVDAAETLNAGDVLRIMGRPKEGYNGLEVAVDKAEPDDDAEVDVEATDSYRVEDLAMGTSDVNLLGKVLDTDTIRTFDRDDGTEGRVSNVTLGDETGRIRVTLWDDQADRATELEPNTTVEVVDGYVKERDGSLELHVGDRGAIEAVDEDVEYVPETTDIAALELGETVDIAGGVIETDEKRTFDRDDGSEGQVRNVRVKDGTGEIRVALWGEKADKEIDLADRVVFTDVEIQDGWQDDLEASAGWRSTVSVLEGDAPTGSAGGAGGSADAAAADREAGQGGLSSFGDGASDSAGEAGATADADGGSGDEGGVVEFTGTVVQAGDPVILDDGTETRSVETGANLRLGEEVTVRGMEQGGSIDAEDVF encoded by the coding sequence ATGGGCGTAATCGAGGACGTCTACGAGGACGTGGAGACCGACGTCCCGTTCGAGGAGTTCGAGGCCGCCGTCGAGGAGAAGGTCGAGGACATGGGCGGGCTCGCCGACGAGGAGACGGCGGCGATGCTCATCGCCCACGAACTCCGCGACGACGAGGTGAACTCGGTCGCCGACATCGAGCCGGGGATGGACGACGTGAAGTTCCTCGCCAAGGTGATGACGGTCGGCGAGGTGCGGACGTTCGAGCGGGACGGCGAGGACGAGGACGGCAACGTGCTCAACGTCGAGGTGGCCGACGAGTCGGGTCGCATCACGATCTCGATGTGGGACGGCATGGCCGTCGACGCCGCCGAGACGCTGAACGCCGGCGACGTACTGCGGATCATGGGCCGCCCGAAGGAGGGGTACAACGGCCTCGAGGTCGCCGTCGACAAGGCCGAACCGGACGATGACGCGGAGGTCGACGTCGAGGCGACCGACAGCTACCGCGTCGAGGACCTGGCGATGGGTACCTCGGACGTGAACCTCCTCGGGAAGGTGCTCGACACGGACACGATCAGGACGTTCGACCGCGACGACGGCACCGAGGGCCGCGTCTCGAACGTCACGCTCGGCGACGAGACCGGCCGCATCCGGGTCACGCTGTGGGACGACCAGGCCGACCGCGCGACCGAGCTGGAGCCGAACACGACCGTCGAGGTCGTCGACGGTTACGTGAAGGAGCGCGACGGCTCGCTCGAACTCCACGTCGGCGACCGCGGGGCGATCGAGGCGGTCGACGAGGACGTCGAGTACGTCCCGGAGACGACCGACATCGCCGCGCTGGAACTCGGCGAGACGGTCGACATCGCCGGCGGCGTCATCGAGACGGACGAGAAGCGCACGTTCGACCGCGACGACGGCTCGGAGGGGCAGGTCCGGAACGTCCGGGTCAAGGACGGGACGGGCGAGATCCGCGTCGCGCTCTGGGGCGAGAAGGCGGACAAGGAGATCGACCTCGCGGACCGGGTCGTCTTCACGGACGTCGAGATCCAGGACGGCTGGCAGGACGACCTCGAGGCCTCGGCCGGCTGGCGCTCGACCGTCTCGGTGCTGGAGGGCGACGCGCCGACCGGCTCCGCGGGCGGAGCGGGCGGGAGCGCGGACGCCGCCGCGGCCGACCGCGAGGCGGGGCAGGGCGGCCTCTCCTCGTTCGGCGACGGCGCGTCGGACTCGGCCGGCGAGGCCGGTGCGACCGCGGACGCCGACGGCGGGAGCGGCGACGAGGGCGGCGTCGTGGAGTTCACCGGCACGGTCGTCCAGGCCGGCGACCCGGTCATCCTCGACGACGGCACCGAGACCCGCAGCGTCGAGACCGGCGCGAACCTGCGGCTGGGCGAGGAGGTGACCGTCCGGGGGATGGAGCAAGGCGGTTCCATCGACGCCGAGGACGTGTTCTGA
- a CDS encoding histone, with amino-acid sequence MSVELPFAPVDEVIRRNAGDLRVSADAAEELARRIQTRGAELATDAAELAHEDGRKTLMPADFGVERLVAREELTLPIAPVDRIARLDIDDSFRVSMDARVALADILEDYADNVARAATILAHHANRRTVQAEDIETYFALFE; translated from the coding sequence ATGAGTGTCGAGCTTCCGTTCGCACCCGTGGACGAGGTCATCCGCCGGAACGCGGGCGACCTCCGGGTGAGCGCCGACGCCGCCGAGGAACTCGCCCGGCGCATCCAGACCCGCGGAGCGGAACTCGCAACCGACGCCGCGGAACTCGCCCACGAGGACGGGCGCAAGACCCTGATGCCCGCCGACTTCGGCGTGGAACGACTCGTCGCCCGCGAGGAGCTCACCCTCCCCATCGCGCCCGTCGACCGCATCGCGCGCCTCGACATCGACGACTCGTTCCGCGTCTCGATGGACGCCCGGGTCGCGCTCGCGGACATCCTCGAGGACTACGCCGACAACGTCGCCAGGGCGGCGACGATTCTGGCACACCACGCGAACCGGCGGACCGTACAGGCCGAGGACATCGAGACGTACTTCGCCCTCTTCGAGTAG